A stretch of the Filimonas lacunae genome encodes the following:
- a CDS encoding ABC transporter ATP-binding protein/permease has protein sequence MNLAGNNSLLNEIFYDTFIFEDTIYNNIRFGRMDAREAEIWAVADVAKVIDFAWNMSKGMQTMIGGKHVLLTASQKLRIGLARTLLRQTAVKYPGNDEPVPFPYGQQLAGKNAVMIMASELAMIKNEDLVLVLD, from the coding sequence ATGAACCTCGCCGGGAATAATAGTTTACTAAATGAGATATTTTACGACACCTTTATATTTGAGGATACTATTTACAATAACATTCGCTTTGGCAGGATGGATGCCAGGGAAGCAGAAATATGGGCGGTGGCCGACGTGGCCAAAGTGATTGATTTTGCCTGGAACATGTCTAAGGGAATGCAAACCATGATAGGTGGCAAGCATGTTTTGCTAACCGCTTCTCAAAAACTGCGCATTGGGCTGGCCCGCACTCTATTGCGCCAAACAGCAGTAAAATACCCCGGCAATGATGAACCGGTTCCCTTCCCTTATGGGCAGCAGTTAGCCGGCAAAAATGCGGTAATGATCATGGCCAGCGAATTGGCTATGATAAAAAATGAAGACCTGGTACTGGTGCTGGATTGA
- the moaCB gene encoding bifunctional molybdenum cofactor biosynthesis protein MoaC/MoaB yields MVNITHKLYSLRKATAMAIVTVSREATIAAVREKQIPKGDVCEFARVAALFAIKKTSEVIPDCHPLPVEYASVNFHITGLQIHITVEVHTVYRTGVEVEAMHGAAIAALTLYDMLKPVDDYIIISSITPSKKEGGKSSFAAAPATVTCAVIVCSDSIAAQTKQDTAGKAILSVLEQHGLQAGFYGVIPDEFDIIQRTALQLSESGYQLLLFTGGTGLSPRDVTPEAIAPLLSRPIPGIMEAARQYGQERTPYAMLSRGVAGFLKDTLIITLPGSTRGAEETMLALFPYVLHLFKVAKGARHDKE; encoded by the coding sequence ATGGTTAACATCACCCATAAACTATACAGTTTACGCAAAGCTACTGCTATGGCTATTGTTACAGTATCGCGCGAAGCTACCATTGCTGCGGTGCGGGAAAAGCAAATTCCTAAAGGAGATGTTTGTGAGTTTGCACGGGTGGCAGCTTTGTTTGCTATCAAAAAAACCAGTGAAGTTATACCTGATTGCCATCCCCTGCCTGTAGAGTATGCTTCGGTAAACTTTCACATTACCGGCTTGCAAATACATATTACCGTAGAGGTACATACGGTTTACCGCACCGGTGTGGAAGTGGAAGCCATGCATGGCGCTGCTATTGCAGCATTAACTCTGTACGATATGCTAAAGCCTGTGGATGATTATATTATCATCAGCTCTATCACCCCTAGTAAAAAAGAAGGTGGCAAGTCTTCTTTTGCAGCTGCTCCGGCTACTGTAACCTGTGCAGTGATCGTTTGTTCGGATAGTATTGCTGCTCAAACCAAACAGGATACTGCCGGTAAGGCAATCTTGTCTGTATTGGAGCAGCATGGTTTACAAGCTGGTTTTTACGGAGTTATTCCTGATGAGTTTGATATCATACAGCGAACGGCTTTGCAGCTAAGTGAATCGGGTTACCAGTTATTGCTGTTTACCGGGGGCACGGGGTTATCGCCACGCGATGTAACGCCCGAAGCTATTGCGCCCCTGCTTAGCCGGCCTATACCCGGCATTATGGAAGCGGCGCGTCAATATGGCCAGGAAAGAACACCTTATGCTATGTTGAGCAGAGGGGTTGCCGGCTTTTTAAAAGATACATTGATTATCACACTGCCAGGCAGCACCCGTGGTGCAGAAGAAACAATGCTGGCTTTATTCCCCTATGTACTGCATCTTTTTAAAGTGGCTAAGGGGGCACGGCACGATAAAGAATAG
- a CDS encoding helix-turn-helix transcriptional regulator produces the protein MGMKIGDQNGNWYEIGEIVNGSDVYKGELLQEGAHDYQFSFGQMQLKEMLLPNMYIIRADMQLAQSGFQLKATSSRDIVELNFTLGGSGSFTNNISGFHHRFTDRQHNILYAREFEGTAEYGTNGVHAHFEIHFNRDYFVKLFENSNPALEKFAGKVAAGQDSMAGIKSLTMTPEMHACIDKITNNPYTGMLRQMYVQSKCYDLLTLQAESINAAFGKSMPKTVLKNAYDKECIQYAQEYLLQHADAPPSLTQLATIAGTNTFKLKNGFKELYNNTVFGYLNEAKLKRSKDLLRAGIAIKEVASQLGYSSVQHFSTAFKKQYGFTPAQAR, from the coding sequence ATGGGAATGAAAATTGGCGATCAAAACGGCAACTGGTACGAAATAGGGGAAATAGTAAATGGAAGCGATGTGTATAAAGGCGAATTATTACAGGAGGGTGCGCACGATTATCAATTTTCCTTTGGCCAGATGCAACTGAAAGAGATGCTGTTACCCAATATGTATATTATACGGGCAGATATGCAGTTGGCGCAATCGGGTTTTCAGCTAAAGGCTACCAGCAGCCGGGATATTGTGGAACTGAACTTTACATTAGGAGGTAGTGGTTCTTTTACCAATAACATCAGTGGTTTTCACCATCGTTTCACTGACCGGCAGCATAATATATTATACGCACGCGAATTTGAAGGCACAGCAGAATATGGTACCAATGGCGTGCACGCGCATTTTGAAATTCATTTTAACCGCGACTATTTTGTAAAGCTGTTTGAAAACAGTAATCCGGCACTGGAAAAGTTTGCCGGAAAAGTGGCGGCAGGACAAGATTCCATGGCAGGGATCAAAAGCTTAACCATGACGCCGGAAATGCATGCCTGCATAGACAAGATCACCAACAACCCATATACCGGCATGTTAAGACAAATGTATGTGCAATCGAAATGCTACGACCTGCTTACTTTACAGGCAGAAAGCATCAACGCTGCATTTGGTAAAAGCATGCCTAAAACAGTGCTTAAAAATGCCTATGATAAAGAGTGCATCCAGTATGCACAGGAGTATCTTTTGCAACATGCAGATGCGCCACCCTCTTTAACACAACTGGCCACCATTGCCGGCACCAACACCTTTAAATTAAAGAACGGCTTTAAAGAATTATACAACAACACGGTATTTGGCTACCTGAACGAAGCAAAGCTAAAGCGGTCAAAAGATTTATTGCGCGCTGGCATAGCCATTAAAGAAGTGGCCAGCCAGCTTGGCTATTCTTCTGTACAGCATTTTAGTACCGCGTTTAAAAAACAGTATGGCTTTACACCGGCGCAAGCCCGGTAA
- a CDS encoding MFS transporter has translation MPGTVHQNPLTTLPVFSARGVQMRTFHITWLMFFVCFFGWFGLAPLMPTIRADLGLNKNQIGNIIIASVSSTIIARLIIGRLCDTWGPRKTAVRLLLVGAVPVFLVGLAKDYHTFLLFRLAIGVIGASFVITQFHTSMMFAANIKGTANAVAGGWGNLGGGVTNMVMPLIFAAIVGMGYAPEKAWRYAMIVPGVMMLIVAFLYARYTKDTPAGNFEETGYSKVKSKTDWRVLADWRIWALVMAYAMCFGMEITFDNVAALHFTDTFHLPQQQAGFWAGVFGFMNLFARALGGIVSDKVGLRFGMRGKGVLLAIVLLLEGLGLLLFAQAGTFILAITSMLFFALFLKMANGATYGIVPFLHNNNIGLISGVVGAGGNLGGMLFGFLFKSTTITYIQAFSYIGCMVIAVSAIVLITRFKVKESTEVFVPGEAALAISE, from the coding sequence ATGCCTGGTACTGTTCATCAAAATCCGCTCACTACACTACCCGTGTTTAGTGCCAGAGGAGTACAAATGAGAACTTTTCACATTACGTGGTTAATGTTTTTTGTGTGCTTTTTCGGCTGGTTTGGATTGGCCCCCTTAATGCCTACTATAAGGGCCGATTTGGGATTAAACAAAAACCAGATAGGCAATATTATCATTGCATCTGTATCCAGCACTATTATAGCACGGCTGATCATAGGCCGGTTGTGCGACACCTGGGGGCCACGCAAAACAGCAGTACGGCTGTTACTGGTGGGCGCAGTGCCTGTGTTTCTGGTAGGACTGGCTAAGGACTACCATACCTTTTTACTATTCAGGCTGGCGATAGGCGTAATAGGGGCTTCTTTTGTCATTACCCAGTTTCATACATCTATGATGTTCGCCGCCAATATAAAAGGCACTGCCAATGCGGTAGCAGGCGGCTGGGGTAACCTGGGTGGTGGTGTTACTAATATGGTAATGCCTTTGATTTTTGCCGCTATTGTAGGTATGGGCTACGCACCTGAAAAAGCCTGGCGATACGCCATGATTGTGCCGGGTGTAATGATGCTGATAGTGGCTTTTTTATATGCACGGTACACTAAGGATACGCCTGCCGGCAATTTTGAAGAAACCGGATACAGCAAAGTGAAAAGTAAAACAGACTGGCGGGTGCTGGCCGACTGGCGCATATGGGCCCTGGTAATGGCCTATGCCATGTGTTTTGGTATGGAAATCACTTTTGACAACGTGGCGGCACTGCACTTTACCGACACCTTTCATTTACCACAACAACAAGCAGGTTTCTGGGCCGGTGTATTTGGTTTTATGAACCTGTTTGCACGTGCATTAGGCGGCATTGTTTCAGACAAAGTGGGCTTACGGTTTGGTATGCGTGGAAAAGGCGTGTTACTGGCTATTGTGTTGCTGCTGGAAGGGCTGGGGTTATTGCTGTTTGCGCAGGCCGGCACTTTTATACTGGCCATTACCTCCATGCTGTTTTTTGCCTTGTTTTTAAAAATGGCTAATGGGGCCACCTACGGTATTGTTCCCTTCCTGCACAATAACAACATAGGCTTAATCAGCGGTGTAGTGGGGGCAGGCGGCAATTTAGGCGGTATGCTGTTTGGCTTTCTGTTTAAATCCACCACTATCACTTACATACAGGCATTTAGCTATATAGGTTGTATGGTGATAGCTGTATCGGCAATAGTGCTGATTACACGTTTTAAAGTAAAAGAATCTACGGAAGTGTTTGTGCCTGGCGAAGCAGCGCTGGCCATTTCGGAATAA
- a CDS encoding monooxygenase gives MRIYWVIIVWLTSINRVVSQEITYNTVAPIFAAKCASCHRPGEAAPFSLLTYEDIAKRTSFIKTVITDNYMPPWKADIHYQDYGNNRSLTPKEKQLLLQWIAAKAPRGKPVPENTQQLTLLQKTAYNRLPDTILQIEKPLRIPGDNTERFVTFKIPFERGQEVAIEAIEFYCNNKKIIHHVNYGIYEVADTAINITGGSPYVNVIDEGVAGEAGYKPLKSNMIYYTGWIPGASVESYAPNIGWTLPRRGVLLITAHYAAIAAEETSTVGVNLFFRKTPVQRTIKIISLGSGGIGERDIFPPFIIRPDRVSDYHLAVKTTEEQSLIYVWPHMHFIGKEFLAYAITPSRDTIPLVHIPQWDFRWQEMYRFKKPVHIPKGAVIHLHCVYDNTAANPFNPNSPPRAVYSYGDMTATNEMMTLLMMYLPYQAGDEKMVWK, from the coding sequence GCCGGGCGAAGCAGCCCCGTTTTCCCTGCTTACTTATGAAGACATTGCCAAACGAACTTCATTCATCAAAACGGTGATTACAGATAACTATATGCCTCCCTGGAAAGCCGACATCCATTACCAGGATTATGGCAACAACCGCTCATTAACCCCCAAAGAAAAGCAACTGCTATTGCAATGGATAGCAGCTAAAGCCCCCAGGGGCAAACCTGTGCCAGAGAACACGCAACAACTCACCCTGTTACAAAAAACAGCCTACAACCGGCTTCCTGATACCATACTGCAAATTGAAAAGCCTTTGCGAATACCCGGCGACAACACAGAACGCTTTGTAACTTTTAAAATACCCTTTGAAAGAGGGCAGGAGGTAGCTATTGAAGCCATTGAGTTTTATTGCAACAACAAAAAAATCATTCATCATGTAAACTATGGCATTTATGAAGTAGCAGATACTGCCATAAATATTACGGGAGGATCGCCCTACGTAAATGTTATCGATGAAGGTGTGGCCGGTGAAGCAGGATACAAACCATTAAAATCTAACATGATTTATTATACAGGCTGGATACCCGGCGCTTCTGTTGAAAGCTATGCTCCCAACATAGGATGGACTTTGCCCAGACGGGGCGTGCTTTTGATAACAGCACATTATGCAGCTATTGCAGCAGAAGAAACCTCTACAGTAGGCGTAAACCTTTTTTTCCGGAAAACACCGGTACAGCGCACCATCAAAATTATCAGCCTGGGATCGGGTGGTATAGGCGAAAGGGATATTTTCCCTCCTTTCATCATCAGGCCCGACCGGGTAAGCGATTATCACCTGGCTGTAAAAACAACAGAAGAGCAATCACTTATCTATGTATGGCCCCACATGCATTTCATTGGGAAAGAGTTTTTAGCCTATGCCATTACTCCTTCCCGCGACACTATTCCATTGGTACATATTCCACAGTGGGATTTCAGGTGGCAGGAAATGTACCGTTTTAAAAAACCGGTGCATATTCCCAAAGGTGCTGTTATTCACTTACACTGCGTATACGATAACACGGCCGCGAACCCATTTAATCCCAACAGTCCGCCCCGCGCAGTGTACTCCTACGGTGATATGACGGCTACCAATGAAATGATGACATTACTGATGATGTATTTACCTTACCAGGCAGGGGATGAAAAGATGGTATGGAAATAA
- the moaA gene encoding GTP 3',8-cyclase MoaA — MLQDSFGRLHTYLRISLTDQCNFRCQYCLPDESETFMPPHQLMQAKEVMQLAEVFCKMGITKIRITGGEPLIRKDATSIIQQLSTLPVSLHISTNGTRIHTLLPLLQKGSISSVNISLDSLDAATFRQITRRNVFQLIVNNIDLLLQYNIPVKINAVIIKGINDHEINDFVAWTKRAPIHIRFIEFMPFTYNQWSHEQVYTCQGILAQIQQQYILMPAVDSAGNTAQTYTLPGHQGTVGVISTISQPFCSTCNRIRLTADGKMKNCLFSAGETDLLTALREGRDVASLIQQNLLGKAAERGGQFTAMPAQLNVATLQNRSMIAIGG; from the coding sequence ATGTTGCAGGATTCCTTTGGCCGTTTACACACTTATTTGCGTATTTCCCTTACCGATCAGTGTAATTTTCGCTGCCAGTATTGTTTACCTGATGAAAGTGAAACGTTTATGCCCCCGCATCAGCTGATGCAGGCAAAAGAGGTAATGCAGCTGGCAGAGGTGTTTTGTAAGATGGGGATTACCAAAATTCGCATAACCGGTGGTGAGCCACTGATCAGGAAGGATGCGACTTCTATTATACAACAACTGAGTACCCTGCCTGTTTCCCTGCATATCAGCACCAATGGCACTCGTATACATACATTATTACCCCTGCTGCAAAAGGGAAGCATCAGTTCAGTAAACATTAGCTTGGACAGTCTTGATGCAGCCACTTTCCGGCAAATTACCAGGCGAAATGTTTTTCAGTTGATAGTCAACAATATAGATCTGTTGTTGCAATATAATATTCCGGTAAAAATCAATGCCGTTATTATAAAAGGAATCAATGATCACGAGATAAATGATTTTGTAGCCTGGACAAAGCGCGCCCCCATACACATCCGTTTTATTGAGTTTATGCCTTTTACCTATAATCAGTGGAGTCACGAACAGGTATATACCTGCCAGGGGATACTCGCGCAAATTCAGCAACAATATATATTGATGCCAGCTGTAGACAGTGCCGGAAATACTGCCCAAACCTATACACTTCCGGGGCATCAGGGTACCGTGGGCGTTATCAGCACCATTAGCCAGCCCTTTTGCAGCACGTGCAACCGCATACGGTTAACGGCAGATGGCAAAATGAAAAACTGCCTGTTTTCTGCCGGTGAAACAGACCTGCTCACTGCTTTGCGGGAAGGCCGGGATGTGGCTTCGCTGATACAACAAAATCTGCTGGGCAAGGCGGCGGAACGGGGCGGGCAATTTACCGCCATGCCTGCGCAACTGAACGTTGCTACACTGCAAAACCGCAGCATGATAGCTATTGGAGGATAA
- a CDS encoding molybdopterin molybdotransferase MoeA, whose translation MISVSEARQFISNYTGRSSVVTLPLVEAAGLTLAADIFSPVDVPFFHQSAMDGYAFCYQHWQQQPLSVTAHIPAGSWHTQQLAAQQAARIYTGAALPIGADTVVMQEKTQLAGQLLHITDEQLQQGSNVRPRGSEIGKGALALHAGTYLNAAAIGFLANLGIACVPVHRKLKVSIIVTGNELLQPGNSISHGQVYESNSFMLTAALQNLPVIQLATQYVQDDVPATISAIQAALLYSDMVLLTGGVSAGDYDYVAAAMQACGVQQVFHKIKQKPGKPLLFGQKAHQLLFGLPGNPASVLTCFYEYVLPAIEAMTGQPHRRVQQVQRRLSDTVYKKAGLTHFMKAVCDDVQVTVSQAQESYRLSSFATVNCLLVMEDEATCYEKGELVNVHVLPTTI comes from the coding sequence ATGATTAGTGTATCGGAAGCCAGACAGTTCATCAGCAATTATACCGGAAGAAGTTCCGTTGTAACGCTACCCCTGGTTGAAGCAGCCGGCCTGACATTGGCAGCTGATATTTTCTCGCCTGTGGATGTCCCGTTTTTTCATCAATCAGCTATGGATGGCTATGCTTTTTGTTATCAGCATTGGCAACAGCAACCTTTATCAGTTACGGCACATATTCCGGCAGGTAGCTGGCATACGCAACAGCTGGCTGCTCAGCAGGCGGCACGCATTTATACCGGCGCTGCGCTACCCATAGGTGCTGATACAGTGGTTATGCAGGAAAAAACGCAGCTGGCGGGCCAGTTGCTGCATATAACAGATGAACAATTGCAACAGGGAAGTAATGTAAGGCCACGCGGTAGTGAAATTGGCAAGGGGGCGCTGGCATTGCACGCTGGCACTTATCTGAATGCGGCTGCTATTGGTTTTCTGGCTAACCTGGGCATTGCCTGTGTTCCGGTGCATCGTAAGTTAAAGGTGTCCATTATAGTCACTGGTAACGAGCTTTTGCAACCTGGCAACTCTATTAGTCATGGTCAGGTATATGAAAGCAATTCCTTTATGCTTACTGCTGCCCTGCAAAACTTACCGGTAATACAACTGGCTACGCAATATGTGCAGGACGATGTACCGGCTACCATCAGTGCCATACAGGCTGCCTTGTTATATAGTGATATGGTATTGCTTACAGGTGGTGTAAGTGCAGGTGATTATGATTATGTAGCAGCAGCCATGCAGGCTTGCGGCGTGCAACAGGTGTTTCATAAAATAAAACAAAAGCCTGGCAAACCTTTGCTTTTTGGTCAGAAAGCACACCAGTTGCTTTTTGGCCTTCCGGGTAATCCTGCTTCTGTGCTTACTTGCTTTTATGAATATGTGCTGCCTGCTATTGAAGCTATGACGGGGCAGCCGCACAGGCGCGTGCAACAGGTGCAACGAAGATTATCCGATACGGTGTATAAGAAAGCAGGGCTTACCCATTTTATGAAAGCAGTTTGTGACGATGTGCAGGTAACGGTTAGCCAGGCGCAGGAATCGTACCGTTTATCTTCCTTTGCAACAGTCAACTGTCTGCTGGTGATGGAAGATGAGGCCACTTGTTACGAAAAGGGGGAATTAGTAAATGTTCATGTATTACCCACTACTATTTAA